The window GGCTGCCGCAAGTTCCTGAATTTACCGCACTGTGCCCCGGCGTCGGGGACGGCAGGGACGGCAGGGACCGCGAGTTGTCTTTGCGTTCCTCGTGAGATATGCGGTCGCGCCGCCGATGGAAGGAACCGGCGGCGCGATGCCGGGATGGGGTCACGGGTTCAAACCCCGGCATATTTGTATTCTGCCGTCGTGGCGTCCTCGGGATGGGCTTCCAGTCCCATTTCGCTCTTGTCCAGTCCCATGCACGCTACTTCCGGCGTGACGCGCAGGCCGGCAAGGGCCCTGGTCAGACTCCGGAGGACAACCGAAGCGGCGACCGTAAAGGCGGCGACAGCGCCGATGCCGGTCAACCGCACGACAAGCCGGCCGGCGCCGCGGCAAACGGCCCGGGTCCGGCTACGCGCTCGCGCACTGGTCCAGCACGCGGCGCACCGTGTTCGCCAGCTTCTCCTTGTCGAGCGGTTTTTGAATCAGTTCGGAAATGCCCATTTCGAGGACGAGGCTCTCGGTCAGCGAGTCCGCGAAACCGGCCATGATAATGACAGGGACGCCGGGCCGCACGGCGCGTGTCTTGATGGCCATTTGAATGCCGTCCATGTGCGGCATGGCGTTGTCGAGGAGCAACAGGTCGAAGGCCTCGGGCGACGCGAGGAACCGGTCCAGCGCGCGCAGGCTGCTCGATTCCACAAAAACGCGATAGTGCAGGAGGGACAGAATATCGGCGGCTACCTGGCATAATTCCTCGTCGTCGTCGACGATAAGAATGCGCTCGTATTGCCCTTCGGGGGGTGCGATCCGTTCGTGATATTCGGGCGGCCCGCCCGGGACGCGCGGCAGATACAGGGTGAATGTTGAGCCTTTGCCAGGCTCGCTCTGGACGCCAATGGCGCCTCCGCAATTCTTGACGATGCCGAGCACGGTCGACAGGCCCAATCCCGTGCCTTCGCCCGGCTGCTTAGTCGTGAAGAAAGGCTCAAAGACGCGGTCCACCGTTGCCGCATCCATCCCGATTCCCGTGTCGGACACGCGCAGGCATACGTAGGGGCCTGGTTCGAGCACGCCCACGTTGCCAACGTAGGGTTCCTCCACCTCGACGGATTCCAGGACGACCTCGAGCACGCCGCCGTTCTGACGCATGGCGTGGGACGCGTTCGTGCACAGGTTCATGACGACCTGGTGGATCTGGGTGGCCTCCGCGAGCACGCAGGCGCCGTCGTTGGCCAGGTGTTGCCGTATCTGGATGACGGGCGGCAGCGAACGGCGCAGAAATCGGACGGTCTCGCTGACCGCGGGCGCGATGGCCACGGGACGGCGCTCGGGTTCTTCCTGGCGGCTGAACGCGAGAATCTGGGCGACCAGGTCCGAAGCGCGGCGCGCGGCCCTTGCGATCCCGTGCATGTGGGAGCGGGCGGCGGACCCTTTTTCGGTCTGGTCGATGCAGAGTTCACAATGGCCCAGAACGAGCGAGAGGATATTGTTCATATCGTGGGCGATGCCGCCCGCGAGGGTGCCGATGGCCTCCATTTTCTGCGACTGGCGCAACTGCCGTTCGAGCGCCACCTCTTTCGTGACGTCGCGCTTGAGCGCAACGTAGTGCCGAATGTTCCCCCCCTCGTCCATCACGGGCGTGATTGTCATGTCCTCCTCGTAGAGCGCGCCGTCCTTGCGCTTGTTCGTGACGCGCCCTTGCCACACGCGGCCGCTCGCGATTTCGCCCCACAGAGTGTTGTAGAAGCCGGGGGCCTGCTTGCCGCTGCGCAACAGGCGCGGCGTTTTCCCCGTCACTTCATCGCGCGTGTAGCCGCTCGTGCGCTCGAACGCCGGGTTCACGTACTGGATCAGGCCGGCGGCGTCGGTGATCATCACCGCTTCGGCGGCCTGTTCGATGGCTGCGACGAGGCGGGTCCGCTCCTGCTCCGCGGCCATGCGCGCGGTGACGTCCTCCGTATGCACCATGACCGAGTCGGGCGGCACATACACATACTCGACGACCAGCCGCTTTTCGCCGGGAACGTGGCGCAATTCGAAGGGCGTTTCCACGACAAAGGTGTTCCGCTCCGCGAAACAGCGTTCGAGGTTTTCCTGGATATCCGGGCGGTCCGCGAGATACTCGCGCGCGGTGCGGCCCAGCCAGGAAAGAACATGACCTTCCGTCATTGCCAATCCCGCGGCGTTGTGGTCGGCGAGAATGAAGTCGCCGTCCTGTTTCCGCCACGTGAACGTGGGGATGGGGAAGTGCTCGTATTGCGCGCGCATGCGTTCTTCGCTCTGGCGCAGGGCGTCTTCGGCGAGCTTGCGCTCCGTGATATCGACGATCCCCGCGATGGCCCCGGCATAACGGCCTTCTTCGTCCATGATAGGCCCCGTTTCCAACATGGCGTAGAGGCGCGTTCCGTCTTTCCTCCTAAACTCGAAATCGTGTTGCTCCTTTACGCCTTCTCGCCGCCGTTCGAGGTAATGCTTCGCCTGTTCCCGCGCGGCCTCGTCCATGAACTCGAACAGCTTCCGTCCAATCATCTCCTCCACCGCGTATCCGAGCATTTCGGCCATGCGAGGGTTGACGTAGGAAGTTGCTTCCTCTCCGTCGATTACCCAGATGCCCTCATACAGGGTCTCGACCAGGTGGCGGTATTTGGATTCGCTCTGGCGCAGGCTTTGCTCGGTGCTGGCGCGTAACGCCGTTTCCTGGGTCAGCCGGGCACGTTCGGATGCGGCGTGCTGTCGTTCGATGATGAGTTGCACAATCGCCAGAAACAAGCCCGTGACCAGCAACACCAGCCCCAGCCCCGAGATGGGTTGGGCAATAGTAAAGTACAGTTTGTGTTTCCAGGGGTCTTCCAGGGTCTCGCGCAGCGGAGGGAGTGCGGCCGCGATGATCAGGCCTCTGCCCAATGCGGCAAAGAATGTTCCCACAAGCAGCGGCCAGATTACCTGATAGACGCCGCGAATCAGCCGGATGAAGTAGGCGATCAGTCCCAGCGCGACCAATACGGAGACCGTGTCCAGGGCGGCATTGAGATAATAAGACTCGTACTCCCACACCCCAAGGACAACGTCCGAGAGGACGGAGAACACAAGGAACCAGAGCGCGGCGAGCAGGATGATGCGCCGCGAAAGGGCCAGCCGCGCCCGGAACGCCTTATCTTCCTGCGCGGACAGCGCGGCCGCTTCGGCAAGGCGGGCCTGGACATCCAGGTTCGTGTGCGGCGGTTTGCTCCCGCTCTCGAATGAGAACGCCATGCGCGACCCCTCCGCTCCTTCGCTGTTTCGTGCCCCCATTGTCCGGCTGAGGGTGGGGCGAGTCTCTCTATTCTACTCCCGCTGCGTTTGCCTCGCCAGTTCCATCCGGGGATGGCAGGCCGTTGGGTTTGGTATTTGCCCCAGTGTTTTTCATCGGCACAATCTGCGATTAGTGCGATATCTGCAAAACAAAGGTCTGCCGGCGCGGAATCTCGGCTATTGCAAATCTGAGGAGAAAGGTATATCATGACGACACTGGTGTTCAAGGCAAGAGGGAGTGACGGCTGCTGTAATCGTGTGTCGCCATCCCCCGCAAGGCGCCGGGAGCAGGGCAGCAAAGGATGTGTCGTTTTCAAGGGCCGCAAGTGAGGCATGCTGCTTGGGACTCGTAGTCGGGCCGTTCTTGGACGCTTGTTGGGTATAATGCAACGGTTTCACGGGTACGTGAGGTAGTGCTGGATGAGGCAGCCGTTCCGTTCGTTCGTGGCATCCTCGAGGAGGGGGCACGAACGCCGTACGGGACTGGAGCTGCGGGGAGCATTGCAGTTATTCTTGTGTATTCAACGAAGGAGCGGAATCATGACACGCAGGACATGGGCTCTGGTACTCTTGAGCGTGCTGGTCGCGGCCAGCGCCTCAGCCACGGTTTATGTGAACAAGGCCACCGGCAATGACGCCAACCCCGGCAACGGCTGGGGTTCCGGCCAGGCCGTCGCCACGATCCAGCGCGGTATCGATATCGCGTGGCT of the Candidatus Hydrogenedentota bacterium genome contains:
- a CDS encoding PAS domain S-box protein: MAFSFESGSKPPHTNLDVQARLAEAAALSAQEDKAFRARLALSRRIILLAALWFLVFSVLSDVVLGVWEYESYYLNAALDTVSVLVALGLIAYFIRLIRGVYQVIWPLLVGTFFAALGRGLIIAAALPPLRETLEDPWKHKLYFTIAQPISGLGLVLLVTGLFLAIVQLIIERQHAASERARLTQETALRASTEQSLRQSESKYRHLVETLYEGIWVIDGEEATSYVNPRMAEMLGYAVEEMIGRKLFEFMDEAAREQAKHYLERRREGVKEQHDFEFRRKDGTRLYAMLETGPIMDEEGRYAGAIAGIVDITERKLAEDALRQSEERMRAQYEHFPIPTFTWRKQDGDFILADHNAAGLAMTEGHVLSWLGRTAREYLADRPDIQENLERCFAERNTFVVETPFELRHVPGEKRLVVEYVYVPPDSVMVHTEDVTARMAAEQERTRLVAAIEQAAEAVMITDAAGLIQYVNPAFERTSGYTRDEVTGKTPRLLRSGKQAPGFYNTLWGEIASGRVWQGRVTNKRKDGALYEEDMTITPVMDEGGNIRHYVALKRDVTKEVALERQLRQSQKMEAIGTLAGGIAHDMNNILSLVLGHCELCIDQTEKGSAARSHMHGIARAARRASDLVAQILAFSRQEEPERRPVAIAPAVSETVRFLRRSLPPVIQIRQHLANDGACVLAEATQIHQVVMNLCTNASHAMRQNGGVLEVVLESVEVEEPYVGNVGVLEPGPYVCLRVSDTGIGMDAATVDRVFEPFFTTKQPGEGTGLGLSTVLGIVKNCGGAIGVQSEPGKGSTFTLYLPRVPGGPPEYHERIAPPEGQYERILIVDDDEELCQVAADILSLLHYRVFVESSSLRALDRFLASPEAFDLLLLDNAMPHMDGIQMAIKTRAVRPGVPVIIMAGFADSLTESLVLEMGISELIQKPLDKEKLANTVRRVLDQCASA